ACCCTCACGTAATGGTTGCCTTAAGCGTAAATCTGACTGTGCATCTGCGAATGAAGTGTGAACTTCTCTATGGCTTGTGCCCGTGTTGAAACATTAAGCTTCACATAAATTTTTCGTAAATAATTGTCGATAGATCTTCTGCTAACCTCAATCTCTAAAGCTATTTTATCGTATGTAATTCCTTGAACAATTCGTTCCATTATAAATATTTCCATCTCAGTTAATTCAAATAGCTCTTGCTTGGACATTGGACCAACAATAGGCCAAATACCGTGTCTGAGCCACTCTAGTGGTAATAACGTGAACCCTGCACGCAAACCTTCAATAAGGAGAATAAGCTGTGAAGAAGTTGCCTGTTTGGACAGTACACCACTTGCTCCTAAACTAAACATGGTATGAACCACAGTAAGCCCTTCCTCGTCTGTATATACAATTACCTCACTTTCTGGAGACTGATACCTAATTTGCCCCAGCAATAGCTCTGATCTTCCTTCAGGTAAATCATCATCTAATAATATGAGTTCTGGCTTCAACTCTTTAATTAATTGCATCCCCTCTGCACAAGAGGATACCATCCCCTGAACCCGTAAATGCGCTTGTTCCTCTAAGATTAGTTTAGTTCCTAGCATTCGTGTCGGTTGACTATCCATAATTACAACTCGCCAAACCTTTGGCATTGTAAAAAACCCCCTGAACTTATGATGAATAAACAACAAAAAGATTGTATCTCAATTTTTCCATAATTGGCAATCCCATTCTAGTCATTGTTGTGTCACAAAGTGTTGTTTTGCGAAATGAATAGGGGAATGATAGAATAGAAACTTGATAAAAAAAAGCATTGAGGTGATAAAATGCAATCTTCCACGGAGACCACTTCACATTATAACCAACGCAAAACAACCAAAAGTGGCCCCTCTGTAAAACTATTTTTGCTGGTATGGTTCTTACTGATCGCATTGGGTATTACGGTTACCTATTTATATAGCAATCACTTGAAGCAAGACATGCTCCAGCAATTACAGCGGGAAACACAGAAACAAATGACACTATTAAAAGCTGATTATGAGAAACAGCTAAGCATCATATCTACTGAAGTAGGTGAACTTGATAGCAAGGTGCAGTCTTTCAATGAACTTCTTACATTTACGAAAGATAATGCTACAAGTAAAACCGACAATAGCAACAAGTTATATACTCAGCTGAATGATGTCAAGAATCAGTTGAACACGTTGCAGAAAAAAATGGATCTTCTCAAATGACATTGCAAGTTAAACAAGTCAATCGTTTTTTTCTAATATTAACAGCACCTTTCCTTGGTCTTTTTCTGTGGCTCATCATCAGCTCTGCACCTCTGCAATGGAGTACAGATACCGAGGCATTTGTTCCTACAATAACTTTAGATACACAGACTCAATCGATATCCAAGCAATTAAGCCTAGCCGAGAATACTGCCCAAGGGACTCTGTCCTCCATCCGTAAATCAGCGAAAATTTATCAAAGCACACTAGATACAACATCATCTATCGTTAAACAAGCACGTATACAAGCCCTAATCCCTGAGCGTATCTATAATCAAAAGATTTCTGCAAAGCTAGGCACACCTTATGAACGAGTGAATAGCGACCGTATCTCGATTGAACTTTTCAAAGTGAATACTGGCTATTATCGCGGACATGCCATGAAGGTCAAGCTGAAAGACCCCACAGCGATGCAAATGAGCTTAGGTAATGATACTGTAGGTGGCTCGGAGACGACCTTACAAGCTGTTAAGCGTACTCGTGCCATAGCTGGAATTAATGCTGGAGGCTTTGCAGATGGTGGTGGCAAACGTTATCCTCTTAGTACAACCGTGATGAACGGCCAATATCTAACCGGATTTGAA
The nucleotide sequence above comes from Paenibacillus sp. IHBB 10380. Encoded proteins:
- a CDS encoding response regulator transcription factor, translated to MPKVWRVVIMDSQPTRMLGTKLILEEQAHLRVQGMVSSCAEGMQLIKELKPELILLDDDLPEGRSELLLGQIRYQSPESEVIVYTDEEGLTVVHTMFSLGASGVLSKQATSSQLILLIEGLRAGFTLLPLEWLRHGIWPIVGPMSKQELFELTEMEIFIMERIVQGITYDKIALEIEVSRRSIDNYLRKIYVKLNVSTRAQAIEKFTLHSQMHSQIYA
- a CDS encoding phosphodiester glycosidase family protein, with amino-acid sequence MTLQVKQVNRFFLILTAPFLGLFLWLIISSAPLQWSTDTEAFVPTITLDTQTQSISKQLSLAENTAQGTLSSIRKSAKIYQSTLDTTSSIVKQARIQALIPERIYNQKISAKLGTPYERVNSDRISIELFKVNTGYYRGHAMKVKLKDPTAMQMSLGNDTVGGSETTLQAVKRTRAIAGINAGGFADGGGKRYPLSTTVMNGQYLTGFESSYKDLSFVGLDQSGKLIGGKFHNKQDLDVLEPSFGATFVPTLLENGQIVPIPVKWQTSPVRAPRTVIGNYKDDQILILVIDGYNENGSSGATLKELQSKMFHLGVRNAYNLDGGGSSSLILNDKIINKPSDGNLRQLPTNFLFFK